One genomic window of Nicotiana sylvestris chromosome 10, ASM39365v2, whole genome shotgun sequence includes the following:
- the LOC138880035 gene encoding uncharacterized protein, translating to MARRDTFWELERSGTIYADGIIFGATTDSFCEEFAKLMGSEFEMSMLGELNVFLGLQVKHSIKGTCISQQKCIKELLKSFDMEASKGNYWISTLSYCQRVRHCYLVNKKNTSGMAHFLGSCFISWGTRKQNSVALSIVEAKYIVAASCSITVDQATIGRFWGIH from the exons ATGGCAAGAAGGGATACATTCTGGGAGTTGGAAAGATCGGGAACA ATCTATGCTGATGGAATTATATTTGGAGCTACAACTGACTCATTTTGTGAAGAATTTgctaaactcatgggaagtgagtttgaaatgagtatgttGGGGGAACTGAATGTCTTCCTAGGTCTTCAAGTGAAGCATTCCATAAAGGGAACGTGTATCAGTCAGCAGAAATGCATCAAAGAACTCTTGAAAAGTtttgatatggaagcatcaaaggggAATTATTGGATCTCTACTCTATCTTACTGTCAGCGTGTTAGACATT GCTATCTGGTGAACAAGAAAAACACATCTGGAATGGCTCATTTCCTTGGATCATGTTTTATCTCATGGGGTACAAGGAAACAAAACTCAGTAGCTCTCTCAATAGTTGAAGCAAAATATATTGTAGCTGCCTCCTGCTCAATCACTGTGGATCAAGCAACAATTGGAAGATTTTGGGgtatacattga